From Brassica oleracea var. oleracea cultivar TO1000 chromosome C3, BOL, whole genome shotgun sequence, a single genomic window includes:
- the LOC106334489 gene encoding pentatricopeptide repeat-containing protein At5g18390, mitochondrial yields MFLLRRYTKRSLFSTFTTDFKTSGGLNIRHFTSLEPLQTSDSNPSSTKGDYFAAINHVVNLVRREIHPERSLNRLRLPVTSEFVFRVLRATSRSANDSLRFFNWARSNPSYTPTSMEYEQLAKSLALHKKYESMWKILKQMKDLSLDISGETLCFIIEQYGKNGHVDQAVELFNGVGKTLGCQQTVEVYNSLLHALCEVRMFHGAYALIRRMIRKGIKPDKRTYSILVNGWCSAGKMKEAQEFLDEMSRKGFNPPARGRDLLIEGLLNAGYLESAKEMVNKMTKGGFVPDVQTFNTLIEAITKSGEVEFCVEMYYTACKLGLSVDIDTYKTLIPAVSKIGKIDEAFRLLNNCVEDGHKPFPSLYAPIIKGMCRNGMFDDAFSFFSDMKVKAHPPNRPVYTMLITMCGRGGKFVDAANYLVEMTEMGLVPISRCFDMVTDGLKNSGKHDLAMRIEQLELQLRGV; encoded by the coding sequence ATGTTTCTCCTCCGTCGTTATACGAAAAGAAGCCTCTTTTCTACCTTCACCACCGATTTCAAAACCTCCGGTGGATTAAATATTCGTCATTTCACAAGTCTCGAGCCACTGCAAACCTCCGATTCAAACCCATCATCAACCAAAGGAGACTACTTCGCGGCGATCAACCACGTCGTCAACCTCGTACGCCGCGAGATCCACCCAGAACGATCCCTGAACCGTCTCCGCCTCCCCGTAACCTCCGAATTCGTGTTCAGAGTCCTCCGCGCCACCTCCCGATCCGCCAACGACTCCCTCCGCTTCTTCAACTGGGCCCGATCAAACCCCAGCTACACCCCGACCTCCATGGAGTACGAGCAGCTCGCAAAGTCCCTAGCTTTACACAAAAAATACGAATCCATGTGGAAGATCCTCAAGCAGATGAAGGATCTCTCCCTAGACATCTCCGGGGAGACTCTCTGCTTTATAATAGAGCAGTACGGTAAGAACGGACACGTGGATCAGGCCGTTGAGCTTTTCAACGGCGTTGGGAAGACTCTCGGGTGTCAGCAAACTGTGGAAGTTTACAACTCTTTGCTCCACGCGCTTTGTGAGGTGAGGATGTTCCACGGAGCTTATGCTTTGATCAGGAGGATGATAAGGAAAGGAATCAAGCCTGATAAGAGAACGTACTCAATCTTGGTTAATGGATGGTGTTCCGCTGGGAAGATGAAGGAGGCTCAGGAGTTTCTTGATGAGATGAGCAGGAAAGGGTTTAACCCGCCGGCGCGTGGCCGTGACTTGCTGATTGAAGGGCTGTTAAACGCTGGTTACTTGGAGTCTGCTAAGGAGATGGTGAACAAGATGACTAAAGGAGGGTTTGTTCCCGATGTTCAGACTTTTAATACTCTTATTGAAGCGATAACTAAGTCAGGGGAAGTTGAGTTCTGCGTTGAGATGTACTACACTGCTTGCAAGTTAGGTCTTAGTGTGGATATTGATACTTACAAGACCCTTATACCTGCGGTTTCGAAGATTGGGAAGATCGACGAGGCGTTTAGGTTGCTGAACAACTGTGTGGAGGATGGGCATAAGCCGTTTCCGAGTTTGTATGCTCCTATAATTAAAGGAATGTGTAGGAACGGGATGTTTGATGATGCGTTTAGTTTCTTTAGTGATATGAAGGTGAAGGCTCATCCGCCTAATAGGCCGGTTTACACGATGTTGATAACGATGTGTGGTCGTGGTGGGAAGTTTGTGGATGCGGCTAATTATTTGGTTGAGATGACGGAGATGGGTTTGGTTCCGATATCGAGGTGTTTTGATATGGTGACTGATGGGTTGAAGAATAGTGGGAAGCATGATTTGGCTATGCGGATAGAGCAGTTGGAACTTCAGCTTAGAGGTGTTTGA
- the LOC106334491 gene encoding 40S ribosomal protein S16-3, producing the protein MATQAAKQSVQCFGRKKTAVAVTHCKPGCGMIKLNGSPIELFNPEILRFKIFEPVLLLGKHRFAGVDMRIRVKGGGHTSQVYAIRQSIAKALVAFYQKYVDEQSKKEVKDILIRYDRTLLVADPRRCEPKKFGGRGARSRFQKSYR; encoded by the coding sequence ATGGCGACTCAAGCGGCTAAGCAATCCGTTCAATGCTTCGGGCGTAAGAAGACAGCAGTGGCTGTAACCCACTGCAAGCCTGGTTGCGGTATGATCAAGCTCAACGGCTCCCCGATCGAGCTGTTCAACCCAGAGATCCTCCGTTTCAAGATCTTCGAGCCAGTCCTTCTCCTCGGCAAGCACCGTTTCGCTGGCGTCGACATGAGGATCCGTGTCAAGGGTGGTGGTCACACTTCCCAGGTCTACGCCATCCGTCAGAGTATCGCCAAGGCTCTCGTGGCTTTCTACCAGAAGTACGTGGACGAGCAGTCGAAGAAGGAGGTGAAGGATATCCTTATCCGTTACGATAGGACTCTCCTTGTGGCGGATCCGAGGAGGTGCGAGCCGAAGAAGTTTGGTGGGCGTGGTGCTCGTTCCCGTTTCCAGAAGAGTTACCGTTAA
- the LOC106334490 gene encoding anamorsin homolog has product MDSVMTQTTVLAVTDDVVLPVSSVLTIMKELAKEGVERCDPIIITQASTISQVPLDASSVDVVLAISRTSDFPSDKIYSEFSRVLKPGCSVYVCASSEGETVELQQTLQKRVALAGFLEAQSLDLKSIKLPNFTFSVGITAKKPTWKIGSSFALKKPAKTTLPKINLDDDLDLIDEDSLLTEEDLKKPQLPVASGCETTKKACKNCVCGRAETEEKAVKLGLTEDQIENPQSSCGSCGLGDAFRCGTCPYKGLPPFKLGEKVTLSQNFLDADF; this is encoded by the exons ATG GATTCGGTAATGACTCAAACGACTGTTTTGGCTGTGACGGATGATGTGGTGTTACCTGTTAGCTCTGTTCTAACTATAATGAAGGAGCTCGCAAAGGAAGGCGTTGAACGTTGTGATCCTATCATCATTACTCAAGCATCCACAATAA GTCAGGTTCCTTTGGATGCTTCCTCAGTGGATGTGGTTTTAGCCATTTCCAGAACATCTGATTTTCCAAGTGATAAAATATATAGTGAGTTCTCGAGAGTTTTGAAGCCTGGTTGTTCAGTTTATGTGTGCGCTAGTTCGGAGGGTGAAACTGTAGAGTTGCAACAG ACCCTTCAAAAGAGAGTAGCGTTGGCTGGTTTTCTGGAGGCACAGTCTCTTGATTTGAAATCAATTAAGTTGCCTAACTTCACCTTCTCCGTTGGA ATTACGGCAAAGAAACCTACTTGGAAGATTGGTTCATCATTTGCTCTCAAAAAGCCTGCAAAAACTACACTCCCGAAGATTAATCTGGACGATGACTTGGATCTTATTGATGAAGACTCTCTTTTGACAGAGGAGGACCTGAAGAAGCCACAGCTTCCTGTTG CTAGTGGTTGTGAGACCACTAAGAAAGCTTGCAAGAACTGCGTCTGTGGTAGAGCTGAGACAGAGGAGAAAGCTGTGAAGCTGGGCCTCACTGAGGATCAAATCGAGAATCCACAGTCATCATGTGGCAGC TGTGGGCTTGGTGATGCCTTCCGCTGCGGTACATGTCCTTACAAGGGTCTCCCACCTTTCAAACTAGGCGAGAAG GTAACCCTTTCTCAAAACTTCCTTGACGCCGACTTCTAA
- the LOC106334488 gene encoding protein PIR, protein MAVPVEEAIAALSTFSLEDEQPEVQGPAVMVSAERAATDSPIEYSDVAAYRLSLSEDTKALNQLNTLIQEGREMASILYTYRSCVKALPQLPESMKHSQADLYLETYQVLDLEMSRLREIQRWQSSASAKLAADMQRFSRPERRINGPTVTHLWSMLKLLDVLVQLDHLKNAKASIPNDFSWYKRTFTQVSAQWQDTDTMREELDDLQIFLSTRWAILLNLHVEMFRVNNVEDILQVLIVFIVESLELDFALLFPERYILLRVLPVLVVLATPSEKDTEALYKRVKLNRMINIFKNDPVIPAFPDLHLSPAAILKELSVYFQKFSSQTRLLTLPAPHELPPREALEYQRHYLIVNHIGALRAEHDDFTIRFASSMNQLLLLKSNDGAYTEWCREVKGNMYDMVVEGFQLLSRWTARIWEQSAWKFSRPCRDAAETQEASGSYSDYEKVVRYNYTAEERRALVELVGYIKSVGSMLQRCDTLVADALWETIHAEVQDFVQNTLATMLRTTFRKKKDLSRILSDMRTLSADWMANTRPEHEMPSSQHGGDESKANFFYPRPVAPTAAQVHCLQFLIYEVVSGGNLRRPGGFFGNNGSEIPVNDLKQLETFFYKLSFFLHILDYSASIGILTDLGFLWFREFYLESSRVIQFPIECSLPWMLIDHILESPNSGLLESVLLPFDIYNDSAQQALVVLRQRFLYDEIEAEVDHGFDIFVSRLSESIFTYYKSWSASELLDPSFLFALDNGEKFSIQPVRFTALFKMTKVKILGRTINLRSLIAQRMNKTFRENLEFLFDRFESQDLCAVVELEKLIDILKHSHELLSQDLTIDPFSLMLNEMQENISLVSFSSRLATQIWSEMQSDFLPNFILCNTTQRFVRSSKVPPTQKPSVPSAKPSFYCGTQDLNAAHQSFARLHSGFFGIPHLFSIVKLLGSRSLPWLIRALLDHISNKITTLEPMISGLQEALPKSIGLLSFDGGVAGCMRLIREQLNWGTKAELKTEVLRGIKEIGSVIYTMGLLDIVLREVDTKRFMQTAPWLGLIPGAEGQIVNAQEGESPLVNLLKSATSAVVSSPGCLNPAAFYTMSKQAEAADLLYKANMNGGSVLEYTLAFTSASLDKYCSKWSAPPKTGFVDITTSKDFYRIYGGLQIGYLEEITVPQSGQQEVLGDSIAWGGCTIIYLLGQQLHFELFDFSYQVLNVSEVETVSASHTHRNPQVLQGWEGLLEGMKKARRLNNHVFSMLKARCPLEDKTACAIKQSGAPLPRVRFENTVSAFESLPQKGTVG, encoded by the exons ATGGCGGTTCCTGTGGAGGAAGCAATCGCAGCTCTTTCTACTTTCTCATTAGAG GATGAGCAACCAGAAGTGCAAGGACCAGCTGTGATGGTTTCAGCTGAAAGAGCTGCAACTGATAGTCCCATCG AGTATAGTGATGTTGCAGCGTACCGGTTATCTCTTTCAGAAGACACAAAAGCTCTTAACCAGCTG AACACGCTTATACAAGAAGGAAGAGAGATGGCGTCAATTCTATATACATATAGAAGCTGCGTCAAAGCATTGCCTCAG CTTCCAGAATCTATGAAGCATAGCCAGGCAGATTTGTATCTAGAAACATATCAAGTTTTGGACCTAGAAATGAGCCGTTTACGAGAAATTCAGAGATGGCAATCCTCAGCTTCAGCTAAA CTAGCTGCTGACATGCAGAGGTTTTCCAGACCTGAACGGCGAATCAATGGTCCCACAGTCACACATCTGTG GTCAATGCTAAAGTTGCTTGATGTCTTGGTTCAGCTTGATCATCTTAAAAATGCTAAAGCTAGCATTCCTAATGATTTCTCTTGGTATAAAAG AACATTCACTCAAGTCAGTGCACAGTGGCAAGATACGGATACAATGAGAGAAGAGTTAGATGACTTACAG ATTTTCCTGAGCACAAGATGGGCTATTTTACTCAACTTGCATGTTGAGATGTTCCGCGTGAACAA TGTGGAAGACATTCTCCAAGTACTCATAGTCTTCATTGTTGAGTCGCTGGAGTTGGATTTCGCCCTTCTTTTCCCCGAGAGGTATATTCTTCTCCGAGTCTTGCCCGTTCTTGTTGTGTTAGCAACGCCATCGGAGAAAGATACCGAGGCTTTATACAAGCGGGTAAAACTCAACAGAATGATCAACATTTTCAAG AATGATCCTGTCATTCCTGCGTTTCCAGATCTCCATCTTTCTCCTGCTGCAATTTTGAAAGAACTGTCAGTATACTTTCAAAAGTTTTCATCACAGACTCGCCTTCTGACTCTTCCAGCACCTCATGAGCTCCCTCCACGTGAAGCGCTAGA ATATCAGAGGCATTATTTGATAGTTAACCACATTGGAGCTCTCCGTGCTGAGCACGACGATTTCACAATCCGATTTGCTTCATCCATGAATCAG TTATTGCTGTTGAAGTCAAATGATGGAGCATACACTGAATGGTGCAGAGAGGTGAAAGGAAACATGTATGATATGGTTGTTGAAGGTTTCCAGCTGCTAAGCAGATGGACTGCACGCATCTGGGAGCAATCTGCTTGGAAATTCTCTCGCCCGTGTAGGGATGCAGCTGAGACGCAAGAAGCCTCCGGATCATATTCTGATTACGAGAAG GTGGTGAGGTACAATTACACTGCAGAAGAAAGGAGAGCCTTGGTAGAACTTGTTGGCTATATAAAGAGTGTAGGATCGATGCTGCAGCGCTGTGACACGTTAGTTGCAGATGCTTTATGGGAGACAATACATGCTGAGGTTCAAGATTTTGTACAAAACACGTTAGCCACGATGTTGCGTACCACCTTCCGAAAGAAGAAAGATCTCTCAAG GATTCTTTCTGATATGCGGACTCTTTCAGCTGACTGGATGGCAAACACCAGGCCCGAACATGAGATGCCGTCTTCACAACACGGAGGTGATGAAAGTAAAGCGAACTTCTTCTATCCGAGGCCAGTTGCCCCAACAGCAGCACAG GTGCATTGCTTGCAGTTTTTGATATATGAGGTTGTCTCTGGTGGGAATCTGAGGAGGCCAGGAGGGTTCTTTGGAAATAATGGCTCCGAGATTCCTGTTAATGACTTAAAGCAACTTGAGACTTTCTTTTACAAGCTCAGCTTTTTTCTCCACATATTGGATTACTCAG CAAGTATTGGAATATTGACTGATCTTGGGTTCCTGTGGTTTCGAGAATTTTACCTGGAGTCTTCACGTGTTATTCAG TTCCCAATTGAATGTTCACTACCATGGATGCTGATAGACCACATTCTCGAATCCCCAAATTCAGGCCTTCTTGAGAGTGTTCTGCTGCCTTTTGACATTTATAATGACTCAGCTCAACAAGCTCTGGTTGTGCTTAGGCAGAGGTTCCTCTACGATGAAATTGAGGCTGAG GTGGACCATGGTTTTGATATATTTGTATCAAGACTCTCGGAGTCTATATTCACATATTACAAGAGCTGGTCAGCAAG TGAGCTTCTTGATCCATCATTTCTCTTTGCCTTGGACAATGGTGAAAAGTTCTCCATCCAGCCTGTGAGGTTTACTGCGTTGTTTAAGATGACAAAAGTAAAG ATACTTGGTAGAACAATTAATTTAAGAAGTTTGATCGCTCAAAGGATGAATAAAACTTTTAGAGAGAATCTGGAGTTCCTCTTTGATCGTTTTGAGTCCCAGGACCTATGTGCTGTAGTG GAACTGGAGAAGCTCATAGATATCCTAAAGCATTCGCATGAACTGCTTTCACAAGATCTTACAATAGATCCTTTCAGCCTCATGCTGAATGAAATGCAAGAAAACATCTCGCTTGTCTCATTTTCCAGCCGACTTGCTACACAG ATATGGTCAGAGATGCAGAGTGACTTCCTACCAAACTTCATACTTTGCAATACCACACAGAGATTTGTCCGCTCCTCGAAGGTTCCTCCTACTCAAAAACCCTCAGTGCCTTCTGCTAAGCCTAGTTTCTACTGTGGCACTCAA GACTTAAATGCAGCACATCAAAGCTTTGCACGGTTGCACAGTGGATTTTTCGGGATACCACATTTATTTTCCATAGTTAAACTTCTTGGATCCAGATCACTGCCCTGGCTTATAAGAGCGTTACTGGATCATATATCAAATAAG ATAACAACACTAGAGCCAATGATATCTGGATTGCAAGAAGCATTGCCTAAGTCTATCGGATTGCTGTCTTTCGATGGTGGTGTCGCAG GCTGTATGAGGCTTATTAGAGAACAACTAAACTGGGGCACAAAGGCAGAACTCAAAACAGAAGTTCTGCGTGGAATAAAGGAAATTGGAAGTGTGATATATACAATGGGACTTCTCGACATCGTATTG AGAGAAGTAGACACAAAGCGTTTCATGCAAACAGCTCCATGGTTGGGATTAATCCCTGGCGCAGAAGGACAGATAGTTAACGCTCAAGAAGGCGAAAGCCCACTAGTCAATCTCCTAAAGTCAGCGACTTCTGCTGTTGTGTCAAGTCCCGGTTGTCTTAATCCAGCAGCGTTCTACACCATGTCAAAACAAGCAGAAGCTGCAG ATCTTTTGTATAAGGCAAACATGAACGGTGGAAGCGTTCTTGAATACACACTTGCATTCACAAGCGCTTCGCTTGACAAATACTGTAGTAAATGGAGTGCTCCTCCAAAGACGGGATTCGTCGATATCACAACTTCAAAGGACTTTTACCGCATTTACGGTGGTCTTCAGATT GGATATCTGGAGGAGATAACAGTTCCACAATCAGGTCAACAAGAAGTCCTCGGAGATTCTATAGCTTGGGGTGGTTGCACTATCATTTACCTGCTCGGACAGCAACTTCACTTTGAGTTGTTTGATTTCTCGTACCAAGTACTCAATGTCTCTGAGGTTGAAACTGTATCCGCTTCACATACTCATAGGAATCCTCAAGTTCTCCAG GGATGGGAAGGTTTGTTGGAAGGGATGAAGAAAGCTCGGAGGCTGAACAACCATGTCTTCTCCATGCTCAAAGCTCGTTGTCCACTCGAAGACAAAACAGCTTGTGCCATTAAACAGAGCGGCGCACCGTTACCACGTGTCAGGTTTGAGAATACAGTGTCTGCCTTTGAGTCTCTGCCTCAGAAAGGAACCGTTGGCTGA